The following proteins are co-located in the Camelina sativa cultivar DH55 chromosome 12, Cs, whole genome shotgun sequence genome:
- the LOC104733178 gene encoding LOW QUALITY PROTEIN: probable polygalacturonase At3g15720 (The sequence of the model RefSeq protein was modified relative to this genomic sequence to represent the inferred CDS: substituted 1 base at 1 genomic stop codon) produces the protein MVKKWKNINHESKSWLYFTNVIGLVLNGSGVLHPHGEAWWSFVEHSHRPHTVGLNGSCNIIYNGLTQMNSQKNHISIINCTNATISNLHLIAPKDSPNTDGIDIVHSNNIQIFYSSIQTCGDCVAINGGSYDINITHVACGPGQGISIGSLGRGGENDTDENVKVRHCSFNATHNGQESRLGLEDMSSPKNILYENITLINAKYPIIIDQHYCNCYHYCTEEATVVKVRNVTFKYFXGTCADDITIKLDCDKVVGCDDIVMEHINITSSSTKKPLTTYCQFADVISYIVSVDIKCGFDEETLAPCKPPTLAKPPALYAKPLPSNAQPPMLSPFPYIPY, from the exons ATGGTAAAGAAGTGGAAAAACATTAACCACGAAAGTAAAAGTTGGTTATATTTCACAAACGTAATAGGTCTCGTTCTTAATGGGTCTGGTGTCCTCCATCCCCATGGTGAAGCTTGGTGGTCCTTTGTAGAGCACTCCCACCGACCACAT ACAGTGGGATTAAATGGAAGCtgtaacattatatataatggACTAACTCAAATGAACAGTCAAAAGAATcacatttcaataataaattgcACTAATGCAACTATATCAAATCTTCATCTGATCGCACCTAAAGATAGTCCAAACACTGATGGCATCGACATCGTTCATTCAAACAATATCCAGATTTTCTACTCATCTATCCAAACAT GTGGTGATTGTGTTGCCATTAATGGTGGTTCGTATGATATCAACATAACGCATGTGGCATGTGGTCCAGGTCAGGGCATCAG TATTGGAAGTTTGGGGAGAGGTGGGGAAAATGATACCGACGAGAATGTGAAAGTAAGACATTGTAGCTTCAATGCAACTCATAACGGGCAAGAATCCAGACTTGGGCt GGAGGACATGAGTTCGCCAAAAAATATCCTATACGAGAATATAACGTTAATAAATGCCAAATACCCTATCATCATTGATCAACATTACTGTAATTGTTATCACTATTGTACAGAAGAG GCGACTGTTGTAAAAGTGCGCAATGTGACATTTAAATACTTCTAAGGGACATGTGCTGATGATATTACCATAAAACTAGATTGTGACAAAGTAGTGGGTTGTGATGATATTGTGATGGAACACATCAACATCACTTCTTCATCTACGAAGAAACCCCTAACCACGTATTGTCAATTTGCTGATGTGATTAGTTACATTGTTTCCGTTGATATTAAATGTGGTTTTGATGAAGAAACTTTGGCACCATGTAAACCTCCAACTCTGGCTAAACCTCCTGCACTCTATGCTAAGCCTCTGCCATCGAATGCTCAACCTCCAATGCTATCTCCTTTTCCATATATACCTTATTAA
- the LOC104730035 gene encoding NADPH:adrenodoxin oxidoreductase, mitochondrial isoform X2, which translates to MVLKVTKILAFQTLSGIYSAREFVWWYNGHPDYSSLKPDLKSSDTAVILGQGNVALDVARILLRPTTELASTDIARHALSALEESSIRKVFLVGRRGPVQAALTAKELREVLGIKNMHIRIKETDLSVTPADEVEMKNSRIRKRIYELLSKAAAAAGTSESDPDQRELHFVFFRQPDRFLESNERKGHVSGVNLEKTILESAGSGKQLAVGTGEFEDLNCSLVLKAIGYKSVPINGLPFDHKKGVVPNVRGRVVSQTLESLSQTEPGLYVCGWLKRGPVGIIATNLYCAEETVGSISEDIEEGVFKSSKEGSKGLMQLLEKREVKKVDYSGWEKIDAKEKQMGTERNKPREKLVTWEDLLAAAAAN; encoded by the exons ATGGTGCTGAAAGTGACAAAGATCTTGGCATTCCAG ACTTTGAGTGGCATATACTCTGCAAGAGAATTCGTTTGGTGGTATAATGGGCATCCCGACTACAGCAGTTTGAAACCTGACTTGAAAAGTTCCGACACAGCTGTCATCCTTGGCCAG GGTAATGTAGCTCTAGATGTTGCTCGGATTCTCTTAAGACCGACAACAGAGTTGGCGTCAACTGATATTGCTAGGCATGCTTTATCTGCGCTGGAAGAAAGCTCTATAAG GAAGGTGTTTCTCGTCGGAAGACGGGGGCCAGTTCAAGCAGCATTGACTGCTAAAGAGCTTCGAGAAGTTCTCG GGATTAAGAACATGCATATTCGAATAAAGGAGACTGACTTGAGTGTAACTCCTGCTGATGAG GTAGAAATGAAAAATAGTAGAATCAGAAAGAGGATTTATGAATTACTGTCCAAGgctgcagcagcagcaggaACATCTGAATCAGACCCTGATCAACGAGAGCTGCACTTTGTTTTCTTCCGCCAACCTGACCGGTTTTTAGAGTCGAATGAAAGGAAGGGCCACGTTTCCGGTGTAAACTTGGAAAAAACCATTCTTGAAA GTGCTGGAAGCGGAAAACAACTTGCAGTTGGTACCGGAGAGTTTGAGGATCTTAACTGCAG TTTGGTGCTGAAGGCCATTGGTTACAAGTCGGTTCCAATCAACGGTTTACCCTTTGATCACAAGAAAG GTGTTGTCCCGAATGTAAGAGGTCGAGTGGTTAGTCAAACGTTAGAAAGCTTATCACAGACTGAGCCGGGCTTATATGTATGTGGATGGCTCAAAAGAGGACCAGTAGGCATAATTGCCACAAACCTATACTGTGCTGAGGAAACG GTTGGTAGCATAAGCGAAGACATTGAAGAAGGTGTTTTTAAGAGCTCAAAGGAAGGAAGCAAAGGACTGATGCAATTGCTGGAGAAGAGAGAGGTGAAGAAGGTAGATTATAGTGGGTGGGAGAAGATTGATGCCAAGGAAAAACAAATGGGGACTGAGAGAAACAAACCCAGAGAGAAGTTAGTCACATGGGAGGATCTtttagcagcagcagcagccaaCTAG
- the LOC104730035 gene encoding NADPH:adrenodoxin oxidoreductase, mitochondrial isoform X1 encodes MSRRYLARYLVSRYFSSSVSSRPLHVCIVGSGPAGFYTADKLLKAHEGARIDIIDRLPTPFGLVRSGVAPDHPETKIAINQFSRVAQHERCSFYGNVKLGSDLLLSELRDLYHVVVLAHGAESDKDLGIPGETLSGIYSAREFVWWYNGHPDYSSLKPDLKSSDTAVILGQGNVALDVARILLRPTTELASTDIARHALSALEESSIRKVFLVGRRGPVQAALTAKELREVLGIKNMHIRIKETDLSVTPADEVEMKNSRIRKRIYELLSKAAAAAGTSESDPDQRELHFVFFRQPDRFLESNERKGHVSGVNLEKTILESAGSGKQLAVGTGEFEDLNCSLVLKAIGYKSVPINGLPFDHKKGVVPNVRGRVVSQTLESLSQTEPGLYVCGWLKRGPVGIIATNLYCAEETVGSISEDIEEGVFKSSKEGSKGLMQLLEKREVKKVDYSGWEKIDAKEKQMGTERNKPREKLVTWEDLLAAAAAN; translated from the exons ATGAGTAGAAGATATCTAGCACGATATTTGGTATCTAGATACTTCTCATCTTCGGTTTCTTCACGTCCTCTGCACGTTTGCATCGTTGGGAGTGGACCTGCTGGTTTCTATACTGCTGACAAG ttgttgaaGGCGCATGAAGGAGCACGCATTGATATTATCGATCGGTTGCCTACACCTTTTGGACTTGTTCGCTCCGGTGTTGCGCCTGATCATCCTGAAACTAAG ATTGCTATTAATCAGTTCTCACGAGTTGCACAACATGAGCGTTGCTCTTTCTATGGGAATGTAAAGCTTGGATCGGATTTATTACTTTCTGAGCTACGAGATTTGTATCACGTT GTTGTACTTGCACATGGTGCTGAAAGTGACAAAGATCTTGGCATTCCAGGTGAG ACTTTGAGTGGCATATACTCTGCAAGAGAATTCGTTTGGTGGTATAATGGGCATCCCGACTACAGCAGTTTGAAACCTGACTTGAAAAGTTCCGACACAGCTGTCATCCTTGGCCAG GGTAATGTAGCTCTAGATGTTGCTCGGATTCTCTTAAGACCGACAACAGAGTTGGCGTCAACTGATATTGCTAGGCATGCTTTATCTGCGCTGGAAGAAAGCTCTATAAG GAAGGTGTTTCTCGTCGGAAGACGGGGGCCAGTTCAAGCAGCATTGACTGCTAAAGAGCTTCGAGAAGTTCTCG GGATTAAGAACATGCATATTCGAATAAAGGAGACTGACTTGAGTGTAACTCCTGCTGATGAG GTAGAAATGAAAAATAGTAGAATCAGAAAGAGGATTTATGAATTACTGTCCAAGgctgcagcagcagcaggaACATCTGAATCAGACCCTGATCAACGAGAGCTGCACTTTGTTTTCTTCCGCCAACCTGACCGGTTTTTAGAGTCGAATGAAAGGAAGGGCCACGTTTCCGGTGTAAACTTGGAAAAAACCATTCTTGAAA GTGCTGGAAGCGGAAAACAACTTGCAGTTGGTACCGGAGAGTTTGAGGATCTTAACTGCAG TTTGGTGCTGAAGGCCATTGGTTACAAGTCGGTTCCAATCAACGGTTTACCCTTTGATCACAAGAAAG GTGTTGTCCCGAATGTAAGAGGTCGAGTGGTTAGTCAAACGTTAGAAAGCTTATCACAGACTGAGCCGGGCTTATATGTATGTGGATGGCTCAAAAGAGGACCAGTAGGCATAATTGCCACAAACCTATACTGTGCTGAGGAAACG GTTGGTAGCATAAGCGAAGACATTGAAGAAGGTGTTTTTAAGAGCTCAAAGGAAGGAAGCAAAGGACTGATGCAATTGCTGGAGAAGAGAGAGGTGAAGAAGGTAGATTATAGTGGGTGGGAGAAGATTGATGCCAAGGAAAAACAAATGGGGACTGAGAGAAACAAACCCAGAGAGAAGTTAGTCACATGGGAGGATCTtttagcagcagcagcagccaaCTAG
- the LOC104730036 gene encoding uncharacterized protein LOC104730036 gives MFDGILGRGFAPKGKPLIKLTKNRIDVLRRKRNATIKFLKKDLADLIINGHDANAYSRAGGLLDELRNLWNLDFVEQTCDFLYKQLSTMQKLPECPEECREAVSSLMFAASGFSEMPELRELRQMFHEKYADSLGLFVNQELVENMSSKPFSMEKKVKLMEDVALEFSIRWDSKDFEKRILRQNSTSVKETPKSTYDKYKAVDRNMALPKREEFEGFDNGLSLNRKTAEASERRDPLFRPDKESYQNGLRGNQHGLTPKERSDNVSHASRSESKDNKAERKEFHLQPKQAPARERHQPIFNEGDTIVMKVKREKTEVIAPERKESYLQSKQEPSRVRHQPIFNEGDTIVMKVKRENHAQGNGHQNGVVGAHKKTEVNASEKLKPNSKLVIGFKQESFFQGYKHEKNEEHAHQKVEDNSSRPPKPSSKPKRAESFDSGSRYRNGWESKENAVLVGKSKEEDPAKKVEERETERMKAPFYKSLPPPYVKSISKGRNEKAEASENTEARFDGKEANHPGIDENISGVEKGNEGGHHQMNDIDNASLKRRSSRRKHIVQSVGDDHTRNVRRENSRKGLQVLVDEDARDSEEKIMDKLLMHYSKKPSSYEKNGAQQESKSRRTHLKKGESDEEMMIQQPVRSRSLPPEQWAEPSEPKKTFARAVSFQPERSSEAKHVHPKLPNYEDLAARFAELKGS, from the exons ATGTTTGATGGTATCTTAGGGCGTGGTTTTGCTCCCAAGGG AAAACCACTGATAAAACTGACTAAGAATCGGATCGATGTTCTTCGGAGGAAGAGGAATGCTACGATCAAGTTTCTCAAGAAGGATTTGGCTGATCTTATCATTAACGGTCATGACGCCAATGCTTATAGCAGG GCAGGAGGGCTTCTTGATGAATTAAGGAATCTCTGGAATCTTGATTTCGTTGAGCAGACCTGTGATTTCTTATACAAGCAGCTCTCTACGATGCAAAAGTTGCC ggAATGTCCAGAAGAGTGTCGTGAAGCTGTGTCATCGTTAATGTTTGCAGCCTCTGGATTTTCTGAGATGCCTGAGCTGCGTGAACTGAGGCAAATGTTTCACGAAAAATACGCAGATTCACTTGGATTGTTTGTTAACCAAGAG CTTGTTGAGAATATGTCATCAAAGCCATTTTCTATGGAGAAGAAAGTGAAGTTAATGGAAGATGTTGCATTGGAGTTCTCTATTCGTTGGGATTCCAAAGATTTTGAGAAAAGGATTCTGAGACAGAATAGTACTTCAGTAAAG GAGACCCCGAAAAGCACTTACGACAAGTACAAGGCTGTAGACAGAAACATGGCCTTGCCAAAAAGAGAAGAGTTTGAAGGTTTTGATAATGGGCTTAGCTTGAACAGAAAAACGGCTGAGGCATCAGAAAGAAGAGATCCTTTGTTTCGACCTGATAAAGAAAGTTATCAGAATGGTCTCAGAGGAAACCAGCATGGGCTAACACCTAAAGAAAGGTCAGACAACGTTAGCCACGCCTCCAGATCTGAAAGCAAGGACAATAAGGCAGAAAGGAAAGAATTTCATTTGCAACCTAAGCAAGCACCTGCGAGAGAAAGACATCAGCCTATTTTTAACGAAGGTGACACTATCGTGATGAAGGTCAAGCGTGAGAAAACCGAGGTTATTGCCCCAGAAAGGAAAGAGTCTTATTTACAATCTAAGCAAGAACCGTCTAGAGTAAGACATCAACCCATTTTTAACGAAGGTGACACTATAGTAATGAAGGTCAAGCGTGAGAACCATGCTCAAGGGAATGGACATCAAAATGGTGTAGTTGGTGCGCATAAGAAAACAGAGGTTAATGCTTCAGAGAAACTTAAGCCTAACAGCAAGTTAGTTATCGGATTTAAACAAGAGAGTTTCTTTCAAGGATACAAACATGAGAAAAATGAAGAGCATGCACATCAGAAAGTGGAAGACAATTCCTCAAGACCTCCGAAGCCAAGTAGCAAGCCAAAGAGAGCGGAATCTTTCGATTCAGGTTCGAGATACCGTAATGGTTGGGAGAGTAAAGAAAATGCAGTTCTTGTGGGAAAGAGCAAGGAAGAAGATCCTGCAAAGAAAGTTGAGGAgcgagaaacagagagaatgaaAGCACCTTTCTACAAATCCCTTCCACCTCCGTACGTTAAATCTATTAGTAAAGGAAGGAATGAAAAAGCTGAAGCTTCAGAGAACACTGAGGCTCGTTTTGATGGCAAAGAAGCAAATCATCCAGGCATTGACGAGAATATTTCTGGGGTAGAGAAGGGAAATGAAGGAGGTCATCATCAAATGAATGACATAGATAATGCATCTCTGAAACGGCGAAGTAGTAGAAGAAAACACATAGTACAATCAGTTGGTGATGATCACACAAGAAACGTAAGAAGGGAAAACTCAAGGAAAGGCCTTCAAGTCTTAGTTGACGAGGATGCGAGGGACAGTGAGGAGAAGATAATGGATAAACTTCTCATGCATTACAGTAAGAAGCCTTCAAGTTATGAAAAGAACGGTGCGCAACAAGAATCCAAAAGCAGACGTACACATCTAAAAAAAGGAGAATCTGATGAAGAGATGATGATTCAACAACCCGTCAGGTCACGTTCACTACCCCCTGAACAATGGGCGGAGCCATCTGAACCTAAGAAAACATTTGCCCGTGCAGTCTCGTTTCAGCCAGAACGTTCCAGTGAAGCTAAGCATGTTCACCCAAAGTTACCAAACTATGAAGATTTGGCTGCCAGATTTGCAGAGCTTAAAGGAAGTTAG
- the LOC104733180 gene encoding uncharacterized protein LOC104733180, producing the protein MVISNSRIFGCMRDFIQSSFNLLHPFPNGSLLQSFFQSDSDSGELEEDNSGEYPFCEQPFSICSVCGYKTYFHWAERFTIDSAFERFTMHLDSTSHQQKLSALLPISRRLQYLSASINEPLEKNLEAVTSVFWDPRTCPVPPGCDPRRFGLCIKRFLGNQGYSGPLTITAIGVLTDDVPPFILEGVYSSGVSLNNAFGDRAFSETLDGLITGFTLKNEPPANIMVISDGKYFTSKYAFGLELSGYNILRCDSLESIFSLPDSGALEDDECIDEMSESAFWICSICDMGKRYQGFQNFSSHVLSRQHSLQWEKWHLCSGQWAKANDVPPFILEGVYSSGVSLNNAFGDRAFSETLDGLITGFTLKNEPPANIMVISDGKYFTSKYAFGLELSGYNILRCDSLESIFSLPDSGALEDDECIDEMSESAFWICSICDMGKRYQGFQNFSSHVLSRQHSLQWEKWHLCSGQWAKASIRRLASFEFTLIHISFAINVT; encoded by the exons ATGGTGATATCAAATTCGAGAATATTTGGTTGTATGCGAGACTTTATTCAATCCAGTTTCAACCTACTCCATCCGTTTCCAAATGGATCTCTTCTTCAGAGCTTTTTTCAGTCAG ACTCAGACTCTGGAGAACTCGAGGAGGATAACAGCGGTGAATATCCCTTCTGTGAACAGCCCTTCTCGATTTGCTCAGTATGCGGCTACAAGACTTATTTTCATTGGGCTGAAAGGTTTACCATTGATTCCGCCTTTGAAAGGTTCACCATGCATCTGGATAGTACATCCCATCAACAGAAG TTGTCGGCACTGTTGCCTATTAGTAGGCGACTCCAATACTTGAGTGCATCAATAAATGAACCTCTTGAGAAAAACCTGGAGGCTGTAACATCGGTCTTTTGGGACCCCAGGACGTGTCCGGTTCCACCTGGCTGTGATCCTCGTCGGTTCGGTCTGTGTATAAAACGGTTTTTGGGGAATCAAGGCTACTCTGGTCCTCTCACCATCACTGCCATTGGCGTACTAACAGATGACGTTCCTCCTTTCATTCTGGAAGGAGTCTATTCCAGTGGAGTCTCTCTAAATAACGCTTTCGGCG ATAGAGCGTTTTCAGAGACATTGGATGGACTTATTACTGGTTTTACCTTAAAGAATGAACCTCCAGCTAATATAATGGTCATATCCGACGGAAAATACTTCACTTCTAAGTATGCTTTCGGGCTAGAATTGAGTGGATACAACATTCTTCGATGTGATTCTCTTGAAAGCATTTTTTCTCTGCCag aTTCAGGGGCACTTGAGGATGATGAGTGCATTGATGAAATGAGTGAGTCTGCCTTCTGGATTTGCTCAATATGCGACATGGGTAAACGTTACCAAGGTTTTCAAAATTTCAGCAGTCATGTATTGAGTAGGCAACATTCACTGCAG TGGGAGAAGTGGCACTTATGTAGTGGGCAGTGGGCGAAGGCGA ATGACGTTCCTCCTTTCATTCTGGAAGGAGTCTATTCCAGTGGAGTCTCTCTAAATAACGCTTTCGGCG ATAGAGCGTTTTCAGAGACATTGGATGGACTTATTACTGGTTTTACCTTAAAGAATGAACCTCCAGCTAATATAATGGTCATATCCGACGGAAAATACTTCACTTCTAAGTATGCTTTCGGGCTAGAATTGAGTGGATACAACATTCTTCGATGTGATTCTCTTGAAAGCATTTTTTCTCTGCCag aTTCAGGGGCACTTGAGGATGATGAGTGCATTGATGAAATGAGTGAGTCTGCCTTCTGGATTTGCTCAATATGCGACATGGGTAAACGTTACCAAGGTTTTCAAAATTTCAGCAGTCATGTATTGAGTAGGCAACATTCACTGCAG TGGGAGAAGTGGCACTTATGTAGTGGGCAGTGGGCGAAGGCGAGTATAAGAAGACTCGCTTCCTTCGAGTTTACCCTTATTCATATATCTTTTGCAATAAATGTGacttga